From one Thermanaeromonas sp. C210 genomic stretch:
- the cydB gene encoding cytochrome d ubiquinol oxidase subunit II has protein sequence MDLTVLWFILVAVLFAGFFFLEGFDYGVGILLPFLGKSDGERRAIINSIGPFWDGNEVWMLTAGGAMFAAFPHWYATLFSGFYLALFLILVALILRGVAFEFRSKDDRPAWRNFWDWMLFLGSFLPALLWGVALANLIRGVPIDAKMQYTGTFFDLLSPYTLLAGITSLLLFTLQGALFLALKTGDELPERARQAGLKIGTGAAVAFLLLLIMSYRETDIFTRLGPALAFWSALATLILARWLLRARNYILAFIFNGLTILLGTGAIFGGLFPRVMVSSLNPQWSLTIYEASSSPYTLKVMTIVALTLVPVVLLYQGWTYWVFRQRVKDRNLEY, from the coding sequence ATGGATCTAACTGTCCTCTGGTTTATCCTGGTAGCCGTCCTTTTTGCCGGCTTCTTTTTCCTGGAGGGTTTTGACTACGGCGTCGGTATCTTGTTGCCCTTCCTGGGGAAAAGTGATGGGGAGCGCCGAGCCATTATCAACAGCATCGGCCCCTTCTGGGACGGGAACGAGGTGTGGATGCTCACCGCCGGCGGGGCCATGTTTGCCGCCTTCCCCCACTGGTACGCCACCCTTTTCAGTGGCTTCTACCTGGCGTTATTTCTTATCCTCGTAGCCTTAATCTTGCGCGGGGTAGCCTTTGAATTCCGCAGCAAGGATGACCGCCCGGCCTGGCGTAACTTCTGGGACTGGATGCTGTTCCTGGGGAGCTTTTTGCCGGCCCTCCTCTGGGGCGTGGCTCTGGCCAACCTGATCCGGGGCGTACCCATTGACGCCAAGATGCAGTATACCGGTACCTTTTTCGATCTCCTTTCTCCTTATACCCTCTTAGCAGGCATAACCTCCCTTCTCCTTTTTACCCTGCAGGGGGCGCTTTTCCTGGCCCTCAAGACGGGAGATGAATTACCGGAGCGGGCCCGGCAGGCGGGGTTAAAGATCGGTACCGGCGCCGCGGTGGCCTTCCTCCTGCTGTTAATTATGAGTTACCGCGAAACCGATATCTTTACCCGCCTGGGACCGGCATTGGCCTTCTGGAGCGCCCTGGCAACCCTCATTCTGGCAAGATGGTTGCTCAGAGCCCGGAACTATATTCTGGCCTTTATCTTTAACGGTCTGACCATCCTCCTGGGTACCGGCGCTATCTTCGGCGGCCTCTTCCCCCGGGTAATGGTTTCCAGCCTGAACCCCCAGTGGAGCCTGACCATTTACGAGGCCTCCTCGAGCCCCTATACCCTTAAAGTTATGACCATCGTCGCCCTTACCCTGGTACCCGTGGTCCTCCTTTACCAGGGCTGGACCTACTGGGTCTTTCGCCAGCGGGTTAAAGACAGGAACCTTGAATATTAG